A single Anopheles funestus chromosome 2RL, idAnoFuneDA-416_04, whole genome shotgun sequence DNA region contains:
- the LOC125765003 gene encoding zinc finger protein 287 isoform X4: protein MDIDTLYLQLLLLLKQGISKGMMPNFYDGSRPTMVPTSSNLPVLLGNAVNQGDANSKKLAHFDLEATLQTIDNEVLDGEEGSCPICNKTFSRKTSLLNHIRNHSAEKKYVCEFCQKGFTQQANLRNHVRIHTNERPYVCVDCGKAFTQITNLNNHRRLHTGERPYVCIESNCGRSFAQVTNLNNHMKTHHKTTLYVCNQCPRKFSQVTQLNLHLITNHSSTRGFFCPQCPDKSFKQQSHLQQHMKIHGTNFGYSCTKCEEKFIQESHLLLHMKQHGDYACTMCSMTFNDEVLLKKHVQRHVDGRYLTCPVISCSEGFTMKNHLTKHMQMHHPAVDLKKLGALPGGNKAPKHFCHYHNCNDSFETADGLSNHLRVAHGLPIALPLSLPVDDKKLIQHGLHGLNGIETPPPPPPPPHLLHSQLHPAASVMNASFQSYQNQINQANQQQQQANAGNGDTKQKVLSVSELLNISEQLNQHQQQQQQVQSHHHHQQQQQQQQQQHLHQQQLHLQQRPDMAMKVDIDQNLDDKMSNFNRIKTELQANMLAQTQNLFGISNTLNNTFNVQPKLICTYCYNVFKTPQTLSRHIEKFHS, encoded by the exons GAATCTCCAAAGGGATGATGCCCAACTTCTACGATGGCTCCCGTCCTACGATGGTACCGACTAGCTCCAACTTGCCGGTGTTATTGGGCAATGCC GTCAATCAAGGGGATGCAAACTCCAAAAAGTTG GCACACTTCGATCTCGAAGCAACTCTGCAGACAATCGAT AATGAAGTGCTGGACGGTGAAGAAGGAAGCTGTCCGATTTGCAATAAAACGTTCAGCCGCAAAACCTCTCTCCTTAACCACATCCGTAATCACTCGGCGGAAAAGAAATATGTGTGTGAATTTTGTCAGAAAG GATTCACCCAACAGGCTAACCTGCGTAACCATGTTCGAATTCACACGAACGAACGGCCATACGTTTGCGTCGACTGTGGGAAAGCCTTTACTCAG ATTACCAATCTGAATAATCACAGACGATTGCATACGGGCGAAAGACCTTACGTTTGTATAGAATCCAACTGTGGCCGCTCATTCGCACAG GTCACAAACTTAAACAACCACATGAAAACACACCACAAGACCACCCTGTACGTATGCAATCAGTGTCCGCGCAAATTTAGCCAAGTTACTCAATTGAACCTTCATTTAATTACCAACCACAGTTCGACTAGAGGATTTTTCTGTCCGCAGTGCCCCGATAAGTCTTTTAAGCAGCAGTCCCATCTGCAGCAGCACATGAAAATACACGGGACCAATTTCGGTTACTCGTGCACCAAGTGCGAGGAAAAGTTCATACAAGAATCTCACCTACTGCTGCATATGAAGCAGCATGGCGATTACGCCTGTACCATGTGCTCGATGACATTTAACGACGAAGTGCTGTTGAAAAAGCACGTGCAGAGGCACGTGGACGGGAG ATATCTTACCTGTCCGGTGATTAGCTGCAGCGAGGGTTTCACGATGAAGAACCATCTGACGAAGCACATGCAGATGCACCATCCGGCTGTCGATCTCAAGAAGCTGGGCGCGCTGCCCGGTGGCAATAAGGCACCGAAACACTTCTGCCACTATCACAACTGTAACGATTCGTTTGAAACGGCGGACGGGCTGAGCAATCATTTGCGCGTGGCGCACGGGCTTCCGATCGCGCTACCACTCTCCCTGCCGGTGGACGACAAGAAGCTCATCCAGCACGGTTTGCACGGGTTGAATGGGATCGAAACACCACCGCCTCCGCCGCCCCCACCCCATCTGCTACATTCGCAACTGCATCCGGCCGCATCGGTGATGAATGCCAGCTTCCAGTCCTACCAGAATCAGATCAATCAGgcaaaccagcagcagcagcaggcgaaCGCCGGCAATGGAGACACCAAGCAAAAGGTTCTATCT GTTTCCGAGCTGCTCAATATAAGCGAGCAGTTgaaccagcatcagcagcagcagcaacaagtgCAAtcccatcatcaccatcagcagcagcagcagcagcagcaacagcaacacctgcatcagcagcagcttcaCTTGCAGCAACGACCCGACATGGCCATGAAAGTCGACATCGATCAAAATCTTGAC GACAAAATGAGCAATTTCAATAGAATTAAAACGGAGCTGCAGGCCAACATGTTGGCCCAGACGCAAAACCTGTTCGGCATCTCCAACACGCTCAACAACACCTTCAACGTGCAGCCGAAACTGATCTGCACCTATTGCTATAATGTCTTCAAGACGCCCCAAACCTTATCGCGGCACATTGAAAAGTTCCATAGCTAA
- the LOC125765003 gene encoding zinc finger protein 829 isoform X1, which yields MYTQPSFSSPNPQMIDEDHRRQQQIDNRKIECSYMDIDTLYLQLLLLLKQGISKGMMPNFYDGSRPTMVPTSSNLPVLLGNAVNQGDANSKKLAHFDLEATLQTIDNEVLDGEEGSCPICNKTFSRKTSLLNHIRNHSAEKKYVCEFCQKGFTQQANLRNHVRIHTNERPYVCVDCGKAFTQITNLNNHRRLHTGERPYVCIESNCGRSFAQVTNLNNHMKTHHKTTLYVCNQCPRKFSQVTQLNLHLITNHSSTRGFFCPQCPDKSFKQQSHLQQHMKIHGTNFGYSCTKCEEKFIQESHLLLHMKQHGDYACTMCSMTFNDEVLLKKHVQRHVDGRYLTCPVISCSEGFTMKNHLTKHMQMHHPAVDLKKLGALPGGNKAPKHFCHYHNCNDSFETADGLSNHLRVAHGLPIALPLSLPVDDKKLIQHGLHGLNGIETPPPPPPPPHLLHSQLHPAASVMNASFQSYQNQINQANQQQQQANAGNGDTKQKVLSVSELLNISEQLNQHQQQQQQVQSHHHHQQQQQQQQQQHLHQQQLHLQQRPDMAMKVDIDQNLDDKMSNFNRIKTELQANMLAQTQNLFGISNTLNNTFNVQPKLICTYCYNVFKTPQTLSRHIEKFHS from the exons GAATCTCCAAAGGGATGATGCCCAACTTCTACGATGGCTCCCGTCCTACGATGGTACCGACTAGCTCCAACTTGCCGGTGTTATTGGGCAATGCC GTCAATCAAGGGGATGCAAACTCCAAAAAGTTG GCACACTTCGATCTCGAAGCAACTCTGCAGACAATCGAT AATGAAGTGCTGGACGGTGAAGAAGGAAGCTGTCCGATTTGCAATAAAACGTTCAGCCGCAAAACCTCTCTCCTTAACCACATCCGTAATCACTCGGCGGAAAAGAAATATGTGTGTGAATTTTGTCAGAAAG GATTCACCCAACAGGCTAACCTGCGTAACCATGTTCGAATTCACACGAACGAACGGCCATACGTTTGCGTCGACTGTGGGAAAGCCTTTACTCAG ATTACCAATCTGAATAATCACAGACGATTGCATACGGGCGAAAGACCTTACGTTTGTATAGAATCCAACTGTGGCCGCTCATTCGCACAG GTCACAAACTTAAACAACCACATGAAAACACACCACAAGACCACCCTGTACGTATGCAATCAGTGTCCGCGCAAATTTAGCCAAGTTACTCAATTGAACCTTCATTTAATTACCAACCACAGTTCGACTAGAGGATTTTTCTGTCCGCAGTGCCCCGATAAGTCTTTTAAGCAGCAGTCCCATCTGCAGCAGCACATGAAAATACACGGGACCAATTTCGGTTACTCGTGCACCAAGTGCGAGGAAAAGTTCATACAAGAATCTCACCTACTGCTGCATATGAAGCAGCATGGCGATTACGCCTGTACCATGTGCTCGATGACATTTAACGACGAAGTGCTGTTGAAAAAGCACGTGCAGAGGCACGTGGACGGGAG ATATCTTACCTGTCCGGTGATTAGCTGCAGCGAGGGTTTCACGATGAAGAACCATCTGACGAAGCACATGCAGATGCACCATCCGGCTGTCGATCTCAAGAAGCTGGGCGCGCTGCCCGGTGGCAATAAGGCACCGAAACACTTCTGCCACTATCACAACTGTAACGATTCGTTTGAAACGGCGGACGGGCTGAGCAATCATTTGCGCGTGGCGCACGGGCTTCCGATCGCGCTACCACTCTCCCTGCCGGTGGACGACAAGAAGCTCATCCAGCACGGTTTGCACGGGTTGAATGGGATCGAAACACCACCGCCTCCGCCGCCCCCACCCCATCTGCTACATTCGCAACTGCATCCGGCCGCATCGGTGATGAATGCCAGCTTCCAGTCCTACCAGAATCAGATCAATCAGgcaaaccagcagcagcagcaggcgaaCGCCGGCAATGGAGACACCAAGCAAAAGGTTCTATCT GTTTCCGAGCTGCTCAATATAAGCGAGCAGTTgaaccagcatcagcagcagcagcaacaagtgCAAtcccatcatcaccatcagcagcagcagcagcagcagcaacagcaacacctgcatcagcagcagcttcaCTTGCAGCAACGACCCGACATGGCCATGAAAGTCGACATCGATCAAAATCTTGAC GACAAAATGAGCAATTTCAATAGAATTAAAACGGAGCTGCAGGCCAACATGTTGGCCCAGACGCAAAACCTGTTCGGCATCTCCAACACGCTCAACAACACCTTCAACGTGCAGCCGAAACTGATCTGCACCTATTGCTATAATGTCTTCAAGACGCCCCAAACCTTATCGCGGCACATTGAAAAGTTCCATAGCTAA
- the LOC125765003 gene encoding zinc finger protein 721 isoform X3, with product MYTQPSFSSPNPQMIDEDHRRQQQIDNRKIECSYMDIDTLYLQLLLLLKQGISKGMMPNFYDGSRPTMVPTSSNLPVLLGNAVNQGDANSKKLAHFDLEATLQTIDNEVLDGEEGSCPICNKTFSRKTSLLNHIRNHSAEKKYVCEFCQKGFTQQANLRNHVRIHTNERPYVCVDCGKAFTQITNLNNHRRLHTGERPYVCIESNCGRSFAQVTNLNNHMKTHHKTTLSTRGFFCPQCPDKSFKQQSHLQQHMKIHGTNFGYSCTKCEEKFIQESHLLLHMKQHGDYACTMCSMTFNDEVLLKKHVQRHVDGRYLTCPVISCSEGFTMKNHLTKHMQMHHPAVDLKKLGALPGGNKAPKHFCHYHNCNDSFETADGLSNHLRVAHGLPIALPLSLPVDDKKLIQHGLHGLNGIETPPPPPPPPHLLHSQLHPAASVMNASFQSYQNQINQANQQQQQANAGNGDTKQKVLSVSELLNISEQLNQHQQQQQQVQSHHHHQQQQQQQQQQHLHQQQLHLQQRPDMAMKVDIDQNLDDKMSNFNRIKTELQANMLAQTQNLFGISNTLNNTFNVQPKLICTYCYNVFKTPQTLSRHIEKFHS from the exons GAATCTCCAAAGGGATGATGCCCAACTTCTACGATGGCTCCCGTCCTACGATGGTACCGACTAGCTCCAACTTGCCGGTGTTATTGGGCAATGCC GTCAATCAAGGGGATGCAAACTCCAAAAAGTTG GCACACTTCGATCTCGAAGCAACTCTGCAGACAATCGAT AATGAAGTGCTGGACGGTGAAGAAGGAAGCTGTCCGATTTGCAATAAAACGTTCAGCCGCAAAACCTCTCTCCTTAACCACATCCGTAATCACTCGGCGGAAAAGAAATATGTGTGTGAATTTTGTCAGAAAG GATTCACCCAACAGGCTAACCTGCGTAACCATGTTCGAATTCACACGAACGAACGGCCATACGTTTGCGTCGACTGTGGGAAAGCCTTTACTCAG ATTACCAATCTGAATAATCACAGACGATTGCATACGGGCGAAAGACCTTACGTTTGTATAGAATCCAACTGTGGCCGCTCATTCGCACAG GTCACAAACTTAAACAACCACATGAAAACACACCACAAGACCACCCT TTCGACTAGAGGATTTTTCTGTCCGCAGTGCCCCGATAAGTCTTTTAAGCAGCAGTCCCATCTGCAGCAGCACATGAAAATACACGGGACCAATTTCGGTTACTCGTGCACCAAGTGCGAGGAAAAGTTCATACAAGAATCTCACCTACTGCTGCATATGAAGCAGCATGGCGATTACGCCTGTACCATGTGCTCGATGACATTTAACGACGAAGTGCTGTTGAAAAAGCACGTGCAGAGGCACGTGGACGGGAG ATATCTTACCTGTCCGGTGATTAGCTGCAGCGAGGGTTTCACGATGAAGAACCATCTGACGAAGCACATGCAGATGCACCATCCGGCTGTCGATCTCAAGAAGCTGGGCGCGCTGCCCGGTGGCAATAAGGCACCGAAACACTTCTGCCACTATCACAACTGTAACGATTCGTTTGAAACGGCGGACGGGCTGAGCAATCATTTGCGCGTGGCGCACGGGCTTCCGATCGCGCTACCACTCTCCCTGCCGGTGGACGACAAGAAGCTCATCCAGCACGGTTTGCACGGGTTGAATGGGATCGAAACACCACCGCCTCCGCCGCCCCCACCCCATCTGCTACATTCGCAACTGCATCCGGCCGCATCGGTGATGAATGCCAGCTTCCAGTCCTACCAGAATCAGATCAATCAGgcaaaccagcagcagcagcaggcgaaCGCCGGCAATGGAGACACCAAGCAAAAGGTTCTATCT GTTTCCGAGCTGCTCAATATAAGCGAGCAGTTgaaccagcatcagcagcagcagcaacaagtgCAAtcccatcatcaccatcagcagcagcagcagcagcagcaacagcaacacctgcatcagcagcagcttcaCTTGCAGCAACGACCCGACATGGCCATGAAAGTCGACATCGATCAAAATCTTGAC GACAAAATGAGCAATTTCAATAGAATTAAAACGGAGCTGCAGGCCAACATGTTGGCCCAGACGCAAAACCTGTTCGGCATCTCCAACACGCTCAACAACACCTTCAACGTGCAGCCGAAACTGATCTGCACCTATTGCTATAATGTCTTCAAGACGCCCCAAACCTTATCGCGGCACATTGAAAAGTTCCATAGCTAA
- the LOC125765003 gene encoding zinc finger protein 829 isoform X2: MYTQPSFSSPNPQMIDEDHRRQQQIDNRKIECSYMDIDTLYLQLLLLLKQGISKGMMPNFYDGSRPTMVPTSSNLPVLLGNAVNQGDANSKKLAHFDLEATLQTIDNEVLDGEEGSCPICNKTFSRKTSLLNHIRNHSAEKKYVCEFCQKGFTQQANLRNHVRIHTNERPYVCVDCGKAFTQITNLNNHRRLHTGERPYVCIESNCGRSFAQVTNLNNHMKTHHKTTLYVCNQCPRKFSQVTQLNLHLITNHSSTRGFFCPQCPDKSFKQQSHLQQHMKIHGTNFGYSCTKCEEKFIQESHLLLHMKQHGDYACTMCSMTFNDEVLLKKHVQRHVDGRYLTCPVISCSEGFTMKNHLTKHMQMHHPAVDLKKLGALPGGNKAPKHFCHYHNCNDSFETADGLSNHLRVAHGLPIALPLSLPVDDKKLIQHGLHGLNGIETPPPPPPPPHLLHSQLHPAASVMNASFQSYQNQINQANQQQQQANAGNGDTKQKVSELLNISEQLNQHQQQQQQVQSHHHHQQQQQQQQQQHLHQQQLHLQQRPDMAMKVDIDQNLDDKMSNFNRIKTELQANMLAQTQNLFGISNTLNNTFNVQPKLICTYCYNVFKTPQTLSRHIEKFHS; encoded by the exons GAATCTCCAAAGGGATGATGCCCAACTTCTACGATGGCTCCCGTCCTACGATGGTACCGACTAGCTCCAACTTGCCGGTGTTATTGGGCAATGCC GTCAATCAAGGGGATGCAAACTCCAAAAAGTTG GCACACTTCGATCTCGAAGCAACTCTGCAGACAATCGAT AATGAAGTGCTGGACGGTGAAGAAGGAAGCTGTCCGATTTGCAATAAAACGTTCAGCCGCAAAACCTCTCTCCTTAACCACATCCGTAATCACTCGGCGGAAAAGAAATATGTGTGTGAATTTTGTCAGAAAG GATTCACCCAACAGGCTAACCTGCGTAACCATGTTCGAATTCACACGAACGAACGGCCATACGTTTGCGTCGACTGTGGGAAAGCCTTTACTCAG ATTACCAATCTGAATAATCACAGACGATTGCATACGGGCGAAAGACCTTACGTTTGTATAGAATCCAACTGTGGCCGCTCATTCGCACAG GTCACAAACTTAAACAACCACATGAAAACACACCACAAGACCACCCTGTACGTATGCAATCAGTGTCCGCGCAAATTTAGCCAAGTTACTCAATTGAACCTTCATTTAATTACCAACCACAGTTCGACTAGAGGATTTTTCTGTCCGCAGTGCCCCGATAAGTCTTTTAAGCAGCAGTCCCATCTGCAGCAGCACATGAAAATACACGGGACCAATTTCGGTTACTCGTGCACCAAGTGCGAGGAAAAGTTCATACAAGAATCTCACCTACTGCTGCATATGAAGCAGCATGGCGATTACGCCTGTACCATGTGCTCGATGACATTTAACGACGAAGTGCTGTTGAAAAAGCACGTGCAGAGGCACGTGGACGGGAG ATATCTTACCTGTCCGGTGATTAGCTGCAGCGAGGGTTTCACGATGAAGAACCATCTGACGAAGCACATGCAGATGCACCATCCGGCTGTCGATCTCAAGAAGCTGGGCGCGCTGCCCGGTGGCAATAAGGCACCGAAACACTTCTGCCACTATCACAACTGTAACGATTCGTTTGAAACGGCGGACGGGCTGAGCAATCATTTGCGCGTGGCGCACGGGCTTCCGATCGCGCTACCACTCTCCCTGCCGGTGGACGACAAGAAGCTCATCCAGCACGGTTTGCACGGGTTGAATGGGATCGAAACACCACCGCCTCCGCCGCCCCCACCCCATCTGCTACATTCGCAACTGCATCCGGCCGCATCGGTGATGAATGCCAGCTTCCAGTCCTACCAGAATCAGATCAATCAGgcaaaccagcagcagcagcaggcgaaCGCCGGCAATGGAGACACCAAGCAAAAG GTTTCCGAGCTGCTCAATATAAGCGAGCAGTTgaaccagcatcagcagcagcagcaacaagtgCAAtcccatcatcaccatcagcagcagcagcagcagcagcaacagcaacacctgcatcagcagcagcttcaCTTGCAGCAACGACCCGACATGGCCATGAAAGTCGACATCGATCAAAATCTTGAC GACAAAATGAGCAATTTCAATAGAATTAAAACGGAGCTGCAGGCCAACATGTTGGCCCAGACGCAAAACCTGTTCGGCATCTCCAACACGCTCAACAACACCTTCAACGTGCAGCCGAAACTGATCTGCACCTATTGCTATAATGTCTTCAAGACGCCCCAAACCTTATCGCGGCACATTGAAAAGTTCCATAGCTAA
- the LOC125765003 gene encoding zinc finger protein 287 isoform X5, translated as MMPNFYDGSRPTMVPTSSNLPVLLGNAVNQGDANSKKLAHFDLEATLQTIDNEVLDGEEGSCPICNKTFSRKTSLLNHIRNHSAEKKYVCEFCQKGFTQQANLRNHVRIHTNERPYVCVDCGKAFTQITNLNNHRRLHTGERPYVCIESNCGRSFAQVTNLNNHMKTHHKTTLYVCNQCPRKFSQVTQLNLHLITNHSSTRGFFCPQCPDKSFKQQSHLQQHMKIHGTNFGYSCTKCEEKFIQESHLLLHMKQHGDYACTMCSMTFNDEVLLKKHVQRHVDGRYLTCPVISCSEGFTMKNHLTKHMQMHHPAVDLKKLGALPGGNKAPKHFCHYHNCNDSFETADGLSNHLRVAHGLPIALPLSLPVDDKKLIQHGLHGLNGIETPPPPPPPPHLLHSQLHPAASVMNASFQSYQNQINQANQQQQQANAGNGDTKQKVLSVSELLNISEQLNQHQQQQQQVQSHHHHQQQQQQQQQQHLHQQQLHLQQRPDMAMKVDIDQNLDDKMSNFNRIKTELQANMLAQTQNLFGISNTLNNTFNVQPKLICTYCYNVFKTPQTLSRHIEKFHS; from the exons ATGATGCCCAACTTCTACGATGGCTCCCGTCCTACGATGGTACCGACTAGCTCCAACTTGCCGGTGTTATTGGGCAATGCC GTCAATCAAGGGGATGCAAACTCCAAAAAGTTG GCACACTTCGATCTCGAAGCAACTCTGCAGACAATCGAT AATGAAGTGCTGGACGGTGAAGAAGGAAGCTGTCCGATTTGCAATAAAACGTTCAGCCGCAAAACCTCTCTCCTTAACCACATCCGTAATCACTCGGCGGAAAAGAAATATGTGTGTGAATTTTGTCAGAAAG GATTCACCCAACAGGCTAACCTGCGTAACCATGTTCGAATTCACACGAACGAACGGCCATACGTTTGCGTCGACTGTGGGAAAGCCTTTACTCAG ATTACCAATCTGAATAATCACAGACGATTGCATACGGGCGAAAGACCTTACGTTTGTATAGAATCCAACTGTGGCCGCTCATTCGCACAG GTCACAAACTTAAACAACCACATGAAAACACACCACAAGACCACCCTGTACGTATGCAATCAGTGTCCGCGCAAATTTAGCCAAGTTACTCAATTGAACCTTCATTTAATTACCAACCACAGTTCGACTAGAGGATTTTTCTGTCCGCAGTGCCCCGATAAGTCTTTTAAGCAGCAGTCCCATCTGCAGCAGCACATGAAAATACACGGGACCAATTTCGGTTACTCGTGCACCAAGTGCGAGGAAAAGTTCATACAAGAATCTCACCTACTGCTGCATATGAAGCAGCATGGCGATTACGCCTGTACCATGTGCTCGATGACATTTAACGACGAAGTGCTGTTGAAAAAGCACGTGCAGAGGCACGTGGACGGGAG ATATCTTACCTGTCCGGTGATTAGCTGCAGCGAGGGTTTCACGATGAAGAACCATCTGACGAAGCACATGCAGATGCACCATCCGGCTGTCGATCTCAAGAAGCTGGGCGCGCTGCCCGGTGGCAATAAGGCACCGAAACACTTCTGCCACTATCACAACTGTAACGATTCGTTTGAAACGGCGGACGGGCTGAGCAATCATTTGCGCGTGGCGCACGGGCTTCCGATCGCGCTACCACTCTCCCTGCCGGTGGACGACAAGAAGCTCATCCAGCACGGTTTGCACGGGTTGAATGGGATCGAAACACCACCGCCTCCGCCGCCCCCACCCCATCTGCTACATTCGCAACTGCATCCGGCCGCATCGGTGATGAATGCCAGCTTCCAGTCCTACCAGAATCAGATCAATCAGgcaaaccagcagcagcagcaggcgaaCGCCGGCAATGGAGACACCAAGCAAAAGGTTCTATCT GTTTCCGAGCTGCTCAATATAAGCGAGCAGTTgaaccagcatcagcagcagcagcaacaagtgCAAtcccatcatcaccatcagcagcagcagcagcagcagcaacagcaacacctgcatcagcagcagcttcaCTTGCAGCAACGACCCGACATGGCCATGAAAGTCGACATCGATCAAAATCTTGAC GACAAAATGAGCAATTTCAATAGAATTAAAACGGAGCTGCAGGCCAACATGTTGGCCCAGACGCAAAACCTGTTCGGCATCTCCAACACGCTCAACAACACCTTCAACGTGCAGCCGAAACTGATCTGCACCTATTGCTATAATGTCTTCAAGACGCCCCAAACCTTATCGCGGCACATTGAAAAGTTCCATAGCTAA